From Toxorhynchites rutilus septentrionalis strain SRP chromosome 2, ASM2978413v1, whole genome shotgun sequence, a single genomic window includes:
- the LOC129767965 gene encoding proteasomal ubiquitin receptor ADRM1 homolog, protein MSGPIFGSSSALGGSSGGNRHLVEFRAGRMNLVNKMVHPDNRKGLVYVYQAEDGLIHFCWKDRTTGNVEDDLIVFPDDCEFKKIENVKNGRVFLLKFKSSSRRLFFWMQEPKTDKDDEWCRRINEVINNPPSASSLGGGSGRGGSSSDNGDLQYIMQNMSQQQLMQLFGGVGQMGGLSSLLGSMSRTSSGNSSSRTSATTPSSRSTQSSSNASSGVTVTTPTAASNLPSTPRAPRKHASDSSKSSAPAAAPATAAATPINSGAAGEGSTGGNRVRLSDLQNYLAEMNPASSTSDASQKRNVDLSTAVNSDSLSSVISDKDQVESLIAHLPQIEGDKKQQLKETLSSPQFQQALSMFSNALQSGQLGPVVSQFQLNAEAVAAANSGDLEQFVKALENAQKKNESEKAKTASPSEEKTDTKEENGTSTGKADQKDDDPMTG, encoded by the exons ATGAGTGGACCGATATTTGGCAGTAGCAGTGCCCTTGGGGGCAGCTCGGGTGGGAATCGTCATTTGGTGGAGTTTCGAGCCGGTCGAATGAATTTGGTGAACAAAATGGTACACCCGGACAATCGCAAAGGATTGGTGTACGTTTATCAGGCGGAAGACGGACTGATTCATTTCTGCTGGAAGGATCGCACCACTGGCAACGTAGAAGATGATTTGATCGTCTTTCCTGATGATTGCGAATTTAAGAAGATCGAGAATGTCAAGAATGGGCGAGTTTTCCTGCTAAAGTTTAAAAGTTCCAGCCGTCGGTTGTTCTTTTGGATGCAAGAACCAAAAACGGACAAGGATGACGAGTGGTGCCGTCGGATCAACGAGGTCATCAACAATCCTCCATCGGCTAGTAGCCTGGGCGGAGGGTCTGGCCGGGGAGGCAGCAGCAGCGACAACGGGGACTTGCAGTACATCATGCAAAACATGTCACAGCAACAGCTGATGCAACTCTTTGGCGGTGTTGGACAAATGGGCGGATTGAGCAGCTTACTTGGTTCGATGAG CCGTACATCATCCGGAAACTCGAGCAGCCGCACAAGCGCCACGACACCTTCCAGCCGCAGCACACAATCATCGAGCAATGCTAGCAGTGGTGTTACCGTTACCACACCAACTGCTGCCTCCAATTTGCCCTCAACACCACGCGCTCCCAGGAAGCATGCGTCCGATTCGTCCAAGAGCAGTGCACCCGCAGCAGCACCAGCAACCGCGGCAGCGACTCCAATCAACAGTGGTGCGGCAGGCGAGGGCAGTACTGGCGGAAACCGCGTCCGTTTGTCCGATCTCCAGAACTACCTTGCTGAGATGAATCCCGCTTCTAGCACTTCTGATGCTAGCCAAAAACGTAATGTCGATCTTTCAACCGCCGTCAATTCGGATTCGCTATCATCCGTCATTTCGGATAAGGATCAGGTGGAAAGTCTAATCGCACATCTTCCTCAAATCGAAGGAGACAAAAAGCAACAGCTGAAAGAAACCCTATCCTCGCCCCAATTTCAACAGGCCCTGTCTATGTTCTCGAATGCTCTGCAATCCGGCCAGCTTGGTCCCGTAGTTTCGCAATTCCAGCTGAACGCCGAGGCAGTAGCGGCCGCGAACAGTGGCGACCTGGAGCAATTTGTCAAAGCGCTGGAGAACGCCCAAAAGAAGAATGAATCCGAAAAGGCTAAGACTGCTTCCCCCTCCGAGGAAAAAACCGATACCAAGGAAGAAAATGGTACGTCGACAGGAAAAGCCGACCAAAAAGACGACGATCCGATGACCGGATAG